The Flavobacteriaceae bacterium 3519-10 genome includes a window with the following:
- a CDS encoding ISBma2, transposase: MRGKKKFTPKIFYQLILDALVPEDNFYRKIQSELGLDFLYKATRNYYGKEGQASIDPVVFFKILLVGYLNNINSDRALLRYCSNSLDVRLFLGYDLDEELPWHSTLSRTRQLFGEELFLELFRKVLSLCVEKGMVRGKRQAVDSAFIKANASMDSLVEKEVLEDASAFVDELEENSEFKTTSTRKKLVEQHHAWKEEAYKGMPGNNRSERKDEDGNTIRPKYLSNHTHYSPTDPDAKISVKPGKARQLNYSGQLAVDDAHHVITGACASTSGSKDSVIFPEIMNQTLENLSLNQMQTEEVLADAGYSSGESLKYCKERGINA, encoded by the coding sequence ATGCGGGGAAAGAAAAAATTCACACCGAAGATCTTCTATCAGCTCATTCTGGACGCCTTGGTGCCGGAAGATAATTTCTACAGGAAAATCCAGTCTGAACTCGGTTTGGATTTTCTCTACAAAGCCACCAGAAACTATTACGGGAAAGAAGGTCAGGCCAGCATTGATCCCGTGGTTTTCTTTAAGATCCTGCTGGTAGGCTATCTCAACAACATCAACAGCGACCGGGCTTTACTGCGGTATTGCAGCAACAGCCTGGATGTGCGCCTCTTTCTGGGGTATGACCTGGACGAGGAACTTCCCTGGCATTCCACGCTGAGCCGTACACGGCAGCTTTTTGGTGAGGAACTTTTTCTGGAACTCTTCAGGAAAGTCCTTTCGCTTTGTGTGGAGAAAGGAATGGTCCGGGGCAAACGGCAGGCCGTGGACTCGGCCTTCATCAAAGCCAATGCAAGTATGGACTCTTTGGTGGAAAAAGAAGTTCTGGAGGATGCTTCGGCGTTCGTGGATGAGCTGGAAGAAAACAGCGAATTTAAAACCACATCCACCCGAAAGAAACTGGTGGAGCAGCACCACGCCTGGAAAGAAGAAGCCTACAAAGGCATGCCCGGCAACAATAGAAGCGAAAGAAAAGACGAGGACGGCAATACCATCCGCCCCAAATACCTGAGCAACCACACCCATTACAGCCCAACCGATCCCGATGCGAAAATCTCGGTAAAACCCGGTAAAGCACGCCAGTTAAATTATTCCGGACAGCTGGCTGTGGACGATGCACATCATGTAATTACCGGCGCCTGCGCGAGTACTTCGGGCAGCAAAGACAGCGTGATCTTCCCGGAGATTATGAACCAGACGCTTGAAAATCTTTCCCTTAACCAAATGCAGACCGAAGAAGTCCTAGCCGATGCCGGCTACAGCAGCGGCGAGTCTTTAAAGTACTGCAAAGAAAGAGGCATCAATGCCTAA
- a CDS encoding probable integrase, with amino-acid sequence MAALALHFKTLPTELDPEQVKDYLFELQQRSKTPSQTYFKHTVYGLRFLLKTEGLPYSFLHLPAIPQVKKLPVILSREEIWRMLQSAELLKHKLLIGLIYGCGLRCMEVRNIELQHLDFDRKMLHVVQGKGPKDRYVPLSEHLIRGLRTFINIENPNQYLFNGNQNRNIEEIDASTPLRTGASPFASKDFDSRYSQRGVQWVIKTISKKAGITKEVHTHTLRHSYATHLLEDGVSIIMVQKLLGHERIESTMEYLHSLSVHRRDLSALGSAAAQSFGYGIYFMQQECRPEVMAGV; translated from the coding sequence GTGGCAGCCCTGGCACTGCATTTTAAAACCCTGCCCACCGAGCTGGACCCGGAACAAGTCAAAGATTATCTTTTTGAACTTCAGCAACGCTCCAAAACTCCTTCCCAAACTTACTTTAAACACACCGTTTATGGACTTCGCTTTTTGTTGAAAACTGAGGGTCTGCCTTATAGTTTTCTGCATCTTCCCGCTATTCCACAAGTGAAGAAACTGCCTGTAATCCTGAGCCGGGAAGAGATCTGGCGTATGCTTCAATCCGCCGAACTCCTGAAACACAAGCTGCTGATCGGACTGATTTACGGCTGTGGACTGCGGTGTATGGAAGTAAGGAATATCGAACTTCAGCATCTGGATTTTGACCGGAAGATGTTGCATGTTGTTCAGGGTAAAGGCCCGAAAGACCGTTATGTGCCTTTGTCGGAACATTTGATCAGAGGCCTGAGAACCTTTATCAATATTGAGAATCCTAATCAGTATCTGTTTAACGGCAATCAAAACAGAAATATCGAAGAGATTGATGCTTCGACTCCACTCAGAACAGGGGCTTCACCGTTTGCCAGCAAAGATTTTGATTCACGCTACAGCCAGCGCGGTGTGCAGTGGGTAATTAAAACCATCTCCAAAAAAGCCGGCATCACCAAAGAGGTGCACACCCACACGCTACGCCACAGTTATGCGACTCATCTGCTGGAAGACGGCGTTTCGATCATTATGGTGCAGAAACTTCTGGGTCATGAGCGTATTGAAAGTACAATGGAATACCTGCATAGCTTGTCCGTCCATAGACGGGATCTGTCAGCTCTCGGATCGGCAGCCGCACAGTCCTTTGGATACGGTATTTACTTTATGCAGCAGGAATGCAGGCCCGAAGTAATGGCGGGAGTGTAG
- a CDS encoding transposase translates to MQARSNGGSVAEVLRKINLSSQNFSVHQEKTLRALSNCRTAALGGHIDACDGCGNLSISYNSCRNRHCPQCQGHKKEEWIQKREQDLLPCTYYHVVFTLPEELNGLAISQPQLIYKALFEAAWATLNQFGKNKGIQLGMIAILHTWGQNLSLHPHLHCIVPGGGINRQGKWIRKVRTDKYLFSVKAMSKVFRAKFVASLRACGITDQDLMDKLFAKNWVVYAKRPFGGPKQVIEYLGRYTHKVAISNHRIKEVTDEQVRFSYKDYRKGGAKKEMTVSNQEFIRRFSLHILPRRFVRIRHYGILSSSWKRGKLQALQSDLKIRVTTAKPKLCSGNAGAARRET, encoded by the coding sequence ATGCAGGCCCGAAGTAATGGCGGGAGTGTAGCGGAAGTTCTTCGCAAAATCAATTTATCATCCCAAAACTTCAGCGTTCATCAGGAAAAGACATTGCGGGCATTGTCCAACTGCCGTACGGCCGCCTTGGGTGGTCATATTGATGCGTGCGACGGTTGCGGAAATCTTTCCATCAGCTATAACTCCTGCCGTAACCGGCATTGCCCGCAGTGCCAGGGACACAAAAAGGAAGAATGGATCCAGAAACGCGAACAAGACTTGCTTCCCTGTACCTATTATCATGTGGTTTTTACCCTGCCTGAAGAGTTGAATGGGCTAGCAATATCCCAGCCCCAACTCATTTACAAAGCCTTGTTTGAGGCCGCCTGGGCTACTTTAAACCAGTTTGGAAAAAATAAGGGAATCCAACTGGGAATGATTGCCATACTTCACACGTGGGGACAGAACCTGAGCCTTCATCCGCACCTGCACTGCATTGTTCCGGGCGGGGGCATCAACCGGCAAGGAAAATGGATAAGGAAAGTACGAACGGATAAATATCTGTTTTCGGTAAAAGCGATGAGCAAAGTCTTCCGCGCGAAGTTTGTGGCTTCATTAAGGGCTTGTGGAATTACTGACCAGGACCTAATGGACAAACTCTTCGCCAAAAACTGGGTCGTGTATGCCAAGCGTCCTTTTGGTGGCCCAAAACAGGTGATTGAGTATCTGGGGCGTTACACGCATAAGGTTGCCATCAGCAACCATCGGATCAAAGAAGTGACGGATGAGCAGGTCCGTTTTAGCTACAAAGATTACCGCAAAGGCGGGGCGAAAAAGGAAATGACCGTGAGCAACCAGGAGTTTATCCGGCGCTTCAGTCTTCATATTCTACCGAGAAGATTTGTAAGGATCCGCCATTACGGCATCCTGAGCAGCAGCTGGAAGCGCGGGAAACTACAAGCACTGCAATCCGATTTAAAGATCAGAGTTACTACAGCAAAACCGAAACTTTGCTCCGGAAATGCCGGTGCTGCAAGGAGGGAAACCTGA
- a CDS encoding probable integrase — translation MAALALHFKTLPTELDPEQVKDYLFELQQRSKTPSQSYFKHTVYGLRFLLKTEGLPYSFLHLPAIPQVKKLPVILSREEIWRMLQSAELLKHKLLIGLIYGCGLRCMEVRNIELQHLDFDRKMLHIVQGKGSKDRYVPLSEHLIRGLKTFISIENPNQYLFNGNQNRNIEDIDVLAPNRKDFDSRYSQRGVQWVIKTISKKAGITKEVHTHTLRHSYATHLLEDGVPIIMVQKLLGHERIESTMEYLHSLSRP, via the coding sequence GTGGCAGCCCTGGCGCTGCATTTTAAAACTTTGCCCACCGAGTTGGACCCGGAACAGGTAAAAGACTATCTTTTTGAACTGCAGCAGCGCTCCAAAACTCCTTCTCAATCGTATTTTAAGCATACCGTTTATGGACTTCGCTTTTTGTTGAAAACTGAGGGTCTGCCTTATAGTTTTCTGCATCTTCCCGCTATTCCACAAGTGAAGAAACTGCCTGTAATCCTGAGCCGGGAAGAGATCTGGCGTATGCTTCAATCCGCCGAACTCCTGAAACATAAACTGCTCATCGGACTGATCTACGGCTGTGGACTGCGGTGTATGGAAGTAAGGAATATCGAACTTCAGCATCTGGATTTTGACCGTAAGATGCTGCATATTGTACAGGGAAAAGGGAGCAAGGACCGGTATGTTCCTTTGTCGGAACATTTGATCCGTGGACTGAAAACCTTTATCAGTATTGAGAATCCTAATCAGTATCTGTTTAATGGCAATCAAAACAGGAATATCGAAGATATTGATGTTTTAGCTCCGAATAGAAAAGATTTCGATTCCCGCTACAGTCAGCGTGGCGTGCAGTGGGTAATAAAAACCATCTCTAAAAAAGCAGGCATCACCAAAGAGGTGCACACCCACACGCTACGACACAGCTATGCGACTCATTTGCTGGAAGACGGCGTTCCAATCATTATGGTACAGAAACTTCTGGGGCATGAAAGAATCGAATCGACCATGGAATATCTTCATAGCTTGTCCCGTCCATAG
- a CDS encoding transposase, with protein MQARSNDGSVAEVLRKINLSSQNFSVHQEKTLRALSNCRTSALGGHIDTCDGCGNLSISYNSCRNRHCPQCQGHKKEEWIQKREQDLLPCTYYHVVFTLPEELSALALALPKLIYKALFEAAWATLNQFGKTEGLQLGMIGVLHTWGQNLSLHPHLHCIVPGGGLTMQGKWRKKVRTNKYLFAVKALSKVFRAKFVASLRACGITDRDLMEKLFTKNWVVYAKRPFGGPKQVIEYLGRYTHKVAISNHRIKEITDQQVRFGYKDYRKGGAKKEMTLSNQEFIRRFSLHILPRRFVRIRHYGILSSSWKRGKLQALQSDLKIRVTAAKPKTLLRKCRSCKEGNLVTIAVFGQRGPPQDFLFVTQPLSAE; from the coding sequence ATGCAGGCCCGAAGTAATGACGGAAGTGTAGCAGAAGTTCTTCGCAAAATCAATTTATCATCCCAAAACTTCAGCGTTCATCAGGAAAAGACATTGCGGGCATTGTCCAACTGCCGGACTTCTGCATTGGGTGGTCATATTGATACGTGTGACGGTTGCGGGAACCTTTCCATCAGCTACAACTCCTGCCGTAACCGGCATTGTCCACAGTGTCAGGGACACAAAAAGGAAGAATGGATCCAAAAGCGCGAACAGGACCTCTTGCCGTGCACCTATTATCATGTGGTTTTTACACTGCCGGAGGAATTGAGCGCTCTGGCCCTCGCTCTGCCAAAACTCATTTACAAAGCCTTGTTTGAGGCCGCCTGGGCCACTTTAAACCAGTTCGGCAAAACCGAAGGCCTGCAGCTGGGCATGATTGGTGTTTTGCACACTTGGGGACAGAACCTGAGCCTTCATCCGCACCTGCACTGCATTGTGCCGGGAGGTGGTCTCACGATGCAGGGAAAATGGAGAAAGAAAGTAAGAACCAACAAATATCTCTTTGCGGTAAAAGCGCTGAGCAAAGTGTTCCGTGCGAAGTTTGTGGCTTCCTTAAGAGCCTGTGGAATTACTGACCGGGATTTAATGGAGAAACTCTTCACCAAGAACTGGGTAGTGTATGCCAAGCGGCCTTTTGGCGGCCCAAAACAGGTGATCGAGTACTTGGGGAGATACACTCACAAAGTCGCCATCAGTAACCATCGGATCAAAGAAATAACGGATCAGCAGGTCCGGTTTGGCTACAAAGATTACCGAAAAGGCGGGGCGAAAAAGGAAATGACCCTGAGCAACCAGGAGTTTATCCGGCGCTTCAGTCTTCATATCCTGCCGAGAAGATTTGTAAGGATCCGCCATTACGGCATCCTGAGCAGCAGCTGGAAGCGCGGGAAACTGCAGGCCCTGCAATCCGATTTGAAAATCAGAGTTACTGCAGCAAAACCGAAAACTTTGCTCCGGAAATGTCGAAGTTGCAAGGAAGGAAACTTAGTCACTATAGCTGTTTTCGGGCAGCGCGGTCCGCCGCAGGATTTTCTTTTCGTCACCCAACCTTTGTCTGCAGAATAA